TGCAAACTCCAATTAATCCTAGAGTTTCCTGTGTTTATAAGTTCACGTAACTCTGTTCTTGAGTAATTACTATTGGCAGTTGAAGAAGCTGGAAATGTATAAAATACCAATGAGCTGTCAGACTCATCATCATACATATATGGTTGTATAGGAAGTAAGTTTTGATAACCTAGGTTTATTAATTCCTGTGGCTGATATTCATCTGGCTTTCCATTGTTATCCTCATCAACAGGTAAAGTAAGCTTCCAATTAGAGAAATTTACATTTGCATAATTTGTAGCACCATCATTTTGAGTATTATTAGGAATATCAGGCTGTGACTGTACGTTATCTTCTGAAGATTTAGAACAAGACATTAAAATCATTAACAATAAAATAGCGAACAAACCCTCTATTTTACGTGATTGTAATCCTATAAGACTCATATAAAAATTATTGGTTTACCAGTTTGGTTTACCAAATATATCCATATAGATCTAATTGACAAGGAATTTGTAATTTTTTTTTTATAAATGGAAATTATAGAATTGTTATTTTAAGATTTATAATGTGTTAATCTTAAAATAAATTTGAAATCATAATATATACGTATAGTGATTTATTAAGATTGTTAAACACATAAATATTTAACTTTATAATTTCAATTAAGGGTATTACTTATAATCACTGGTAGTATTGTTTATTGTGTTACATAAAATCATAGAGCAATAAAAAATAATCAATACCAATCGTCGACACTTTATGTTTATTCACCTATGAGAAAATAAGAGTTAAACGAAATAATAGGTGTATTTTGCAATATTGATGCATTTTTACATTAACTCCATTTAATAAATTTACTTTAAATGATACAAGAGCTATCAATTCTATTTATCGAAGATGACATTGTAGAAACAATGAAAATGAATAGAACTATAAATAAGTTAGAGGTTCCATATAAAATTCAAGAAGCAAAGAATGGCGAGCAAGCTTTAGACATTTTAAATAAAGGAGGTGAACTTCCAGACTTAATATTATTAGACTTAAATATGCCAAAAATTAATGGTTTAGAATTCTTGAGAATTTTAAAAGATGATGAAAGGCTAAAGTATATTCCTACTATAGTTTTAACCACTTCTAATAATAGAAAAGATGTTCTGGAATGCTATAGGATTGGTATTGCTGGTTATATACTTAAGCCTTTAAAATATGAGGATTATGTTTCTAAGATTCATAAAGTTCTTGCCTATTGGAGTATTAACGAATTAATTAAACCATGAAAGGCATAGTTTTTACAGAGTTTTTAGAATTAGTTGAACAAAAGTTTGGACTAGAAGTTGTTGATGAGATTATAGAAAAATCTGACTTAGAATCAAATGGTGCATATACCTCAATAGGGACATACAAATTCTCTGAAATGTTACAGTTACTTAGCCATTTAAGCACAAAAACTAGTATTAGTATAGATGAGTTATTGTTAGTTTATGCAGAGCATTTTTTTGGGGTTTTGGTTAAAAGTTATCCCGTTTTAATTAAATCGTAT
This region of Croceibacter atlanticus HTCC2559 genomic DNA includes:
- a CDS encoding response regulator, with the translated sequence MIQELSILFIEDDIVETMKMNRTINKLEVPYKIQEAKNGEQALDILNKGGELPDLILLDLNMPKINGLEFLRILKDDERLKYIPTIVLTTSNNRKDVLECYRIGIAGYILKPLKYEDYVSKIHKVLAYWSINELIKP